Proteins co-encoded in one Halorussus salinus genomic window:
- a CDS encoding rubrerythrin-like domain-containing protein produces the protein MRTRDPDYDADEDYEYECLNCGETVSASSHPGGCGDCGSSMRNRGMPYE, from the coding sequence ATGAGAACCCGCGACCCAGACTACGACGCGGACGAAGATTACGAGTACGAGTGCCTGAACTGCGGCGAGACGGTGAGCGCGAGCAGTCACCCCGGCGGATGCGGCGACTGCGGGAGTTCGATGCGCAACCGAGGGATGCCCTACGAGTAG